Proteins from a genomic interval of Pseudomonas silesiensis:
- a CDS encoding FKBP-type peptidyl-prolyl cis-trans isomerase has product MLIAANKAVSIDYTLTNDAGEVIDSSAGGAPLVYLQGAGNIIPGLEKALEGKAVGDELTVAVEPEDAYGEYAAELVSTLSRSMFEGVDELEVGMQFHASAPDGQMQIVTIRDLDGDDVTVDGNHPLAGQRLNFQVKIIDIREASQEEVAHGHVHGEGGHHH; this is encoded by the coding sequence ATGCTGATCGCCGCCAATAAGGCTGTCTCCATCGACTATACCCTGACCAACGACGCTGGTGAGGTCATCGACAGCTCCGCCGGCGGCGCGCCGCTGGTCTACCTGCAAGGCGCAGGCAACATCATTCCGGGCCTGGAAAAGGCACTGGAAGGCAAGGCCGTCGGTGACGAACTGACCGTCGCCGTAGAACCTGAAGATGCCTACGGCGAGTACGCTGCCGAACTGGTCAGCACCCTGAGCCGCAGCATGTTCGAAGGCGTCGACGAGCTGGAAGTGGGCATGCAGTTCCACGCTTCCGCTCCGGACGGCCAGATGCAGATCGTCACCATTCGCGATCTGGACGGCGACGACGTCACCGTCGACGGCAACCACCCGTTGGCCGGTCAGCGCCTGAATTTCCAGGTCAAGATCATCGACATCCGTGAAGCCAGCCAGGAAGAAGTTGCCCATGGCCACGTCCATGGCGAAGGTGGCCATCACCACTGA
- a CDS encoding glutathione peroxidase, producing the protein MSAFHDLKLTALDGQELPLAPLKGHVVLVVNVASKCGLTPQYAALENLYQKYKGKGFSVLGLPCNQFAGQEPGTGQEIQEFCSLNYGVTFPLSSKMEVNGHERHQLYRLLAGEGAEFPGDITWNFEKFLLGKDGRVLARFSPRTLPEDPAVIQAIEKALG; encoded by the coding sequence ATGAGTGCTTTTCACGACCTTAAATTGACAGCCCTGGATGGTCAGGAGCTACCGCTGGCACCCCTCAAGGGGCACGTCGTGCTTGTGGTCAACGTCGCCTCCAAATGTGGCTTGACCCCACAGTATGCGGCGCTGGAAAACCTTTATCAGAAATACAAGGGTAAGGGTTTCAGCGTGCTGGGCTTGCCGTGCAACCAGTTTGCCGGGCAGGAACCGGGCACCGGGCAAGAAATCCAGGAGTTTTGCAGCCTGAACTATGGCGTGACCTTTCCGTTGTCCAGCAAAATGGAAGTCAACGGACATGAGCGCCATCAGTTGTACCGTCTGCTGGCGGGCGAGGGCGCCGAGTTCCCGGGTGACATCACCTGGAACTTCGAGAAATTCCTGCTCGGCAAGGATGGACGCGTACTGGCGCGGTTCTCGCCGCGTACACTGCCGGAAGATCCTGCGGTCATCCAGGCGATCGAAAAAGCCCTGGGCTGA
- a CDS encoding S8 family serine peptidase, translating into MGKSQAGSQSGILEKSTPEKLDEINKVRSYMDLLSKTSGIDQTIVGRLDRILGLTVAQGRIAYLFSDEFKGSSTEADQQFLESVKDLNLGPFDVLLDNGISAWKYLLSFFSGEEGNKEALDRLLYLIGSVDVEVKKIRERDYGASPSLDEWHATMGEFRKYVRDKSSSLRSEGGSLGESVLGFAGPAARSLIEETISEQIRNIINGVENTNTNNLIQIEITPDPQPQQQIPGENQAREDVSNGFTQNASTHRVFFTDPTLNNTDFTSVQLGTLATGGIRPGEIQLDPNVRPNEYLSQFYLDSPSSSEPDFSLRNAVTLNGLAALTTVNTYVDPLLLDLTGNGVQMTPISDGVLFDTDHSGTLKRSGWADRSTGMLVVDDGSGQIKDVSQMFSEYFRGALGGNGQAGEVLYKDGFAALASVDGNADKVIDASDAIWSQLRVWVDASHDGKSDAGELKTLAELGITQINVAATPVSGDVRQGNSVIARGSFVINGATREALAVNFLGDPVSSTLTVEGSGSKVVSTTGATTTTAYASSSTADESLDAGQLGVTNVYAGSGNDSLTAAATGSWLVGGAGSNTYNGGAGDDVFVVSASDNPNNIHGNGGRDTAIIVGDEGMALNMAKAGLTIAQGGRGYAYIVGGGHSSVFIKGGSGGSTLIGGAGNDVLVGGTGRNNIIGGSGKAVIYAGPKGDAIMASAGGSIIHAGAGVDRIYGGAGHDVIEAGHGDAIIDGGAGVNLVTLHGKYGDYKITRTETGYTVSDAVAGRDGTLTLSRIQKLNFADISAVSLEQPNAMPVADALRVNQAGNAFDRTQPQLISAASILANDQRLNSQGDLRIASVGDSLGGSVSLTEQGDVLFTPDPRFTGIASFKYGLVDAAGHPAASVVDLQTGELAPLRATVTLLTPDVPNDPLTAQQWYLSDINVLPVWKDYTGKGVRIGQFEPGGEFSTAPEIFDIRHPDLAPNVDQPWLQAQGQTLPALASDHATMVAGVMVAAKNELGGIGIAHEATLGGHYLTNSGADLTGLGKMLGYDIANHSWGFSKDFALSNLQGGLVNTASALMTNAQYAADSGRGGLGTVIVTAGGNERATGGSAQGSLLNNNRFSIQVGAINAQGDLSTLETGSAPFSNPGASLLVSAPGSNVWSTSYKLETERGSTFGNDYSAMKGTSFAAPIVSGVIALMLQANPNLGYRDVQQILAVSARKVEGGATQWNDNGARNWNGGGMHASHDYGFGKVDARAAVRLAESWMTQSTADNLMTVSASSGALGQVAGAGESIAPKLAMPGGLDIEHVEIDFDAQVGRLGDLVVRLISPNGTQSVLLDRAGKVPLTAPGASDADVGGTQEGTFKYTFMSTHAWGEDMAGDWTLQVTNTANGLPVTLNNWSLRLFGADATGHDSYFYTDEFADSVKRQAERAVLNDGSGRNTINAAAVSGDVSVDLSTGAAVIGGVALTVNNAQAIHNLLSGDGNDTLIAGPSDSLLNGGRGNNTLVGGAGKDLFVVHRRGSGLDTLVNFDPARAEVINLVGFKGKKFGDLRLTQQEADVLVELGDGQSLLLKNQLTTAIGASHFKFQTTFIPPVVLTETPTIDPPPVTPGIVQDVPGTVTLNGGAGGISLSSDATGRFVASLSGKVYSHDGEASNVFVVAKQEGVSNYKNALRGFRQGADKIDLSQTGITDFSALTISKVNRSTINDIVLVHGVEISTGAADPDSTIKLLYLDALEVSQLSASDFIFARPGAVPILNPMAERLPVAEQLLSTPSGDFSAEGVSTGNQAGDSATFAQQYRADALVQAMAMFAPQEAAGLSFMPMEPRSVHPVLVASAA; encoded by the coding sequence ATGGGTAAGTCTCAAGCCGGATCGCAAAGTGGTATTTTGGAGAAGAGCACTCCTGAAAAGCTTGATGAAATTAATAAAGTCAGGTCGTATATGGATTTGCTCAGTAAAACAAGCGGCATTGATCAAACCATTGTCGGTCGTCTCGACCGAATATTGGGATTAACAGTGGCTCAAGGGCGTATAGCTTACTTGTTTTCTGATGAGTTTAAAGGCAGTAGTACTGAGGCGGATCAACAATTTTTGGAGTCGGTCAAGGATCTTAATCTCGGCCCGTTCGACGTCCTGTTGGATAATGGTATTAGTGCGTGGAAATATTTATTGAGTTTTTTTAGTGGTGAGGAGGGTAATAAGGAAGCCTTGGATAGGTTGCTCTACCTTATAGGTTCAGTTGATGTCGAGGTTAAAAAAATAAGAGAGCGAGATTATGGGGCCTCGCCTTCCCTAGATGAATGGCATGCTACCATGGGTGAATTCAGGAAGTATGTTCGTGATAAATCTTCTTCGTTAAGAAGTGAAGGCGGTAGTTTAGGGGAAAGTGTGTTGGGCTTTGCTGGCCCAGCTGCAAGATCGCTAATTGAAGAAACTATTTCCGAACAAATACGGAACATTATTAATGGTGTAGAAAACACCAACACCAACAACCTAATCCAAATCGAAATCACCCCCGACCCCCAACCCCAACAACAAATTCCCGGCGAAAACCAGGCCCGCGAAGACGTTTCCAACGGCTTCACCCAAAACGCCTCCACCCACCGCGTGTTCTTCACCGACCCAACCCTGAACAACACCGACTTCACCTCCGTCCAGCTTGGCACCCTGGCCACCGGCGGCATCCGCCCCGGTGAAATCCAGCTTGATCCCAATGTGCGCCCGAACGAGTACCTGTCGCAGTTCTACCTCGACAGCCCGAGCAGCAGCGAGCCGGATTTCAGTTTGCGCAATGCAGTGACCTTGAACGGTCTGGCAGCACTGACCACCGTCAATACCTACGTCGATCCCTTGCTGCTGGACCTGACCGGCAACGGCGTGCAGATGACACCCATCAGCGATGGCGTGCTGTTCGACACCGATCACAGCGGCACGCTCAAGCGCAGCGGTTGGGCGGATCGAAGTACCGGGATGTTGGTGGTCGATGATGGCAGCGGGCAGATCAAGGATGTCAGCCAGATGTTCTCCGAGTATTTCCGGGGGGCTTTGGGGGGGAATGGACAGGCGGGGGAGGTGTTGTACAAGGACGGGTTTGCGGCGCTGGCCAGTGTGGATGGCAATGCGGATAAGGTGATCGATGCGAGTGATGCCATCTGGAGTCAGTTGCGGGTGTGGGTCGATGCGTCTCACGACGGTAAAAGCGATGCCGGCGAACTCAAGACGCTGGCCGAGCTTGGCATCACGCAGATCAATGTCGCGGCAACTCCGGTCAGCGGTGATGTGCGCCAAGGTAACAGCGTGATCGCTCGTGGCTCCTTTGTGATCAATGGCGCGACGCGCGAAGCCCTGGCGGTGAATTTCCTCGGCGATCCGGTCAGCAGCACGCTGACGGTCGAAGGTAGCGGCAGCAAAGTGGTGTCGACGACCGGCGCGACCACCACCACTGCATACGCCAGTAGCAGCACCGCCGACGAATCCCTCGATGCGGGCCAGTTGGGTGTGACGAATGTGTATGCAGGCAGCGGCAACGACTCCCTGACCGCTGCGGCGACCGGCAGTTGGCTGGTGGGTGGCGCCGGCAGCAATACGTATAACGGTGGGGCCGGTGACGATGTGTTTGTGGTCAGCGCCAGTGACAATCCGAACAATATCCATGGCAATGGCGGGCGCGATACCGCGATCATCGTCGGCGATGAGGGCATGGCGCTGAACATGGCCAAGGCCGGGCTGACGATCGCCCAGGGTGGCCGCGGTTATGCCTACATTGTCGGCGGCGGGCACTCCAGTGTCTTCATCAAGGGCGGGTCTGGCGGTTCGACGCTGATTGGCGGCGCAGGCAACGACGTGCTGGTCGGCGGCACGGGGCGCAATAACATCATCGGTGGCAGCGGCAAGGCGGTTATCTACGCCGGGCCCAAGGGTGACGCGATCATGGCATCGGCCGGGGGCAGCATCATTCACGCCGGGGCCGGTGTGGACCGGATTTATGGCGGTGCCGGTCATGATGTGATCGAAGCCGGTCACGGCGACGCGATCATCGACGGCGGCGCAGGGGTCAACCTGGTGACGCTGCACGGTAAGTATGGCGACTACAAAATCACTCGCACCGAGACCGGTTACACCGTCTCGGACGCGGTGGCGGGCCGCGATGGTACCTTGACCCTGAGCCGGATCCAGAAATTGAATTTCGCCGATATTTCAGCGGTAAGCCTGGAGCAGCCCAACGCGATGCCCGTGGCGGATGCATTGCGGGTCAATCAAGCGGGGAATGCCTTTGATCGTACTCAGCCTCAGTTGATTTCAGCCGCCAGCATCCTGGCCAACGACCAGCGGCTCAACAGTCAGGGCGATTTGCGTATTGCTTCGGTTGGCGACTCGCTGGGCGGCAGTGTGAGCCTGACTGAACAAGGCGATGTGCTGTTTACCCCTGATCCGCGCTTCACTGGTATTGCCAGTTTCAAGTACGGGCTGGTGGACGCAGCCGGTCACCCGGCAGCCTCGGTGGTGGACTTGCAGACCGGTGAACTGGCGCCCCTGCGGGCGACGGTCACGCTGCTCACCCCGGACGTGCCGAACGATCCATTGACTGCACAGCAGTGGTATCTGAGCGACATCAATGTACTGCCGGTCTGGAAGGACTACACCGGCAAGGGCGTGCGCATCGGTCAGTTCGAACCTGGTGGGGAGTTTTCCACCGCTCCAGAAATTTTCGATATTCGGCACCCGGATCTGGCGCCGAATGTCGATCAACCCTGGCTGCAGGCGCAAGGCCAGACGTTGCCGGCGCTGGCTTCTGATCACGCAACGATGGTCGCGGGCGTCATGGTGGCGGCAAAAAACGAGTTGGGCGGCATCGGAATCGCCCATGAGGCGACCCTCGGCGGCCACTACCTGACCAATAGCGGTGCCGACCTGACCGGCTTGGGCAAAATGCTCGGCTATGACATCGCCAACCATAGCTGGGGCTTCAGCAAGGACTTCGCCCTGAGCAATCTGCAAGGCGGGTTGGTCAACACCGCCAGTGCGTTGATGACCAATGCCCAGTATGCCGCGGACAGCGGTCGAGGGGGGCTGGGTACAGTGATCGTCACGGCCGGTGGGAACGAGCGTGCGACCGGCGGCAGCGCTCAAGGCTCGTTGCTCAACAACAACCGCTTTTCGATTCAGGTCGGCGCGATCAATGCCCAAGGGGATCTGTCGACGCTGGAGACGGGTTCGGCGCCTTTTTCCAACCCCGGCGCGAGCCTGTTGGTTTCGGCGCCTGGCAGTAACGTCTGGTCCACCAGTTACAAGCTGGAAACCGAACGCGGCTCGACTTTTGGCAATGACTACAGCGCCATGAAGGGGACCAGCTTCGCCGCACCGATCGTTTCCGGGGTGATTGCCTTGATGCTGCAGGCCAACCCGAACCTGGGTTACCGCGATGTGCAACAGATACTCGCGGTGTCCGCGCGCAAGGTCGAGGGTGGGGCCACGCAATGGAACGACAACGGCGCGCGGAACTGGAATGGGGGAGGGATGCACGCCAGTCACGATTATGGCTTCGGCAAAGTGGATGCACGGGCGGCTGTGCGCCTGGCTGAAAGCTGGATGACGCAAAGTACGGCAGACAATTTGATGACCGTTTCAGCGTCCAGCGGTGCGCTTGGACAGGTTGCCGGTGCTGGCGAGAGTATCGCGCCCAAACTGGCGATGCCCGGAGGGTTGGACATCGAGCATGTGGAAATCGATTTCGACGCACAGGTCGGGCGGTTAGGCGATCTAGTGGTCAGACTGATTTCGCCCAACGGCACTCAAAGCGTGCTGCTTGACCGGGCGGGAAAGGTTCCGCTGACCGCACCGGGAGCCAGCGACGCGGACGTTGGCGGCACCCAGGAGGGCACCTTCAAATACACCTTTATGTCGACTCATGCCTGGGGTGAAGACATGGCGGGCGACTGGACACTACAGGTGACCAATACGGCCAATGGCTTGCCTGTTACGCTCAATAACTGGTCGTTGCGCCTGTTCGGTGCCGATGCGACGGGTCACGACAGCTACTTCTATACCGATGAATTTGCCGACTCGGTCAAGCGTCAGGCGGAACGCGCCGTTCTCAATGACGGATCGGGACGCAATACGATCAATGCGGCAGCCGTCAGCGGCGATGTCTCGGTTGATCTGAGTACAGGCGCGGCGGTGATCGGCGGTGTCGCGTTGACGGTGAACAATGCTCAAGCGATCCACAATCTGCTCAGCGGCGACGGCAATGACACGCTGATAGCCGGGCCCTCCGACAGCCTGCTCAACGGCGGCCGTGGCAACAACACCCTGGTTGGTGGCGCAGGTAAAGACTTGTTCGTCGTGCACCGGCGTGGCAGTGGGCTCGACACGTTGGTCAATTTTGATCCCGCCCGCGCCGAGGTGATCAACCTGGTCGGCTTCAAAGGTAAAAAATTCGGCGATCTGCGGCTCACCCAGCAAGAGGCGGACGTGTTGGTGGAGCTGGGCGATGGGCAAAGTCTTCTGCTGAAAAATCAACTGACGACCGCGATAGGCGCAAGCCACTTCAAGTTCCAGACTACCTTTATTCCACCGGTCGTCCTGACTGAAACACCGACCATTGACCCGCCTCCCGTTACTCCCGGGATTGTGCAAGACGTGCCAGGCACAGTGACCTTGAACGGTGGCGCAGGAGGTATAAGCCTTTCATCGGATGCCACCGGACGCTTTGTCGCCTCGTTGTCGGGCAAGGTGTATAGCCACGATGGCGAAGCAAGCAATGTCTTTGTCGTGGCGAAGCAAGAGGGTGTGTCGAACTACAAGAATGCGTTGCGTGGCTTTCGGCAAGGTGCCGACAAGATAGATCTGAGTCAGACCGGCATCACTGATTTCAGCGCCTTGACGATCAGTAAGGTGAACCGTTCCACGATCAACGATATTGTGCTGGTTCATGGCGTGGAGATCAGTACTGGCGCAGCAGATCCGGATTCGACGATCAAACTGCTGTATCTGGATGCTTTGGAAGTATCTCAGTTGAGTGCCTCCGACTTCATATTCGCTCGCCCTGGGGCCGTGCCAATCCTCAATCCAATGGCGGAACGCCTGCCGGTTGCTGAACAGTTGCTGAGCACCCCATCGGGCGATTTTTCGGCCGAGGGGGTTTCCACGGGCAATCAGGCAGGCGATTCGGCCACGTTCGCGCAGCAATACCGGGCTGACGCGCTGGTTCAGGCGATGGCGATGTTTGCGCCGCAGGAGGCTGCTGGGTTGTCGTTCATGCCGATGGAGCCAAGGTCGGTGCACCCGGTTCTGGTGGCGAGTGCTGCCTGA
- a CDS encoding acyltransferase, with amino-acid sequence MLDFLPAAVRGVIASLLLALNTILLCSFLFCVAIFKVLPFALTQRFTRWLMSHTHEAWISNNKAWMDLVCRTRWHLSGLESLDYRHSYLITSNHQSWVDIMVLQYVLNRRIQPLKFFLKQELIWVPVIGLAWWTLGFPFMKRYSKAYLEKHPEKKGKDLETTRKTCAKFRHDSVGIFNFVEGTRFTEGKHTQQKSPFKYLLKAKAGGIAFVLDAMGEQLESIVNVTIHYPGGRPGYWDLLCGNVKDVVVHFQELKIPPEFIGKNYDQDGEYRVQFQGWINQLWLDKDALLEQMHREYPAK; translated from the coding sequence ATGCTGGATTTCCTGCCCGCCGCCGTACGCGGCGTGATTGCATCATTGCTGCTGGCACTCAATACCATCCTGCTGTGCTCGTTCCTGTTCTGCGTGGCGATCTTCAAGGTATTGCCCTTCGCCCTCACCCAGCGCTTCACGCGCTGGTTGATGAGCCACACCCACGAAGCCTGGATCAGCAACAACAAAGCCTGGATGGACCTGGTCTGCCGCACCCGCTGGCACCTCAGCGGTCTGGAAAGCCTGGACTATCGCCACTCGTACCTGATCACCAGCAATCACCAGAGCTGGGTCGACATCATGGTGCTGCAATACGTGCTCAACCGTCGCATCCAGCCGCTGAAGTTTTTTCTCAAGCAGGAGCTGATCTGGGTGCCGGTGATTGGCCTGGCCTGGTGGACCCTGGGCTTTCCGTTCATGAAGCGCTACTCCAAGGCCTACCTGGAAAAGCACCCGGAAAAGAAAGGCAAGGACCTGGAAACCACGCGCAAAACCTGTGCGAAATTTCGCCATGACTCGGTGGGGATCTTCAACTTCGTCGAAGGCACGCGCTTTACCGAAGGTAAGCATACGCAGCAGAAATCACCGTTCAAGTATCTGCTCAAGGCCAAGGCGGGTGGCATCGCGTTTGTGCTGGATGCGATGGGTGAGCAGCTGGAGTCGATCGTCAACGTGACGATTCACTACCCGGGCGGGCGTCCGGGGTATTGGGATTTGCTCTGCGGGAATGTGAAGGATGTGGTGGTGCATTTCCAGGAGCTGAAGATTCCGCCGGAGTTCATTGGCAAGAATTACGACCAGGATGGGGAGTATCGAGTGCAGTTCCAGGGGTGGATCAATCAGTTGTGGCTGGATAAGGATGCGCTGCTGGAGCAGATGCATCGGGAGTATCCAGCGAAGTAA
- the pta gene encoding phosphate acetyltransferase gives MQTFFIAPTDFGVGLTSISLGLVRTLERAGLKVGFFKPIAQPHPGDTGPERSTELVARTHGLKPPQPLGLAHVERMLGDGQLDELLEEIITLYQQAAIGKDVLIVEGMVPTRSASYAARVNLHLAKSLDADVILVSAPENEVLAELSGRVELQAQLFGGPKDPKVLGVILNKVKTDESMEAFASRMKEHSPLLRSGDFRLLGCIPYQPELNAPRTRDVADLMGAQILNAGDYETRRMTKIIICARTMRNTVELLKPGVLVVTPGDRDDIILAVSLAAMNGVPLAGLLLTSDTLPDPRIMDLCRGALQAGLPVLSVSTGSYETANQLNGLNKEIPIDDRERAEIITDFVASHLDANWLHQRCGTPREMRLSPAVFRYQLIQRAQAANKRIVLPEGSEPLTVQAAAICQARGIARCVLLAKPADVEAVARAQGIELPPGLEILDPDLIRERYVEPMVALRKSKSLNAPMAEQQLEDTVVIGTMMLALDEVDGLVSGVIHSTANTIRPALQLIKTAPGCTLVSSVFFMLFPEEVLVYGDCVMNPHPSASELAEIALQSADSAAAFGITPRVAMISYSSGESASGEEVEKVREATLLAHEQQNSLLIDGPLQYDAAANENVARQLAPNSQVAGRATVFVFPDLNTGNTTHKAVQRSADCVSLGPMLQGLRKPVNDLPRGAQVDDIVYTIALTAIQAANRPVDL, from the coding sequence ATGCAGACTTTTTTTATCGCACCCACCGATTTTGGTGTGGGTCTGACCTCCATCAGCCTCGGGCTGGTGCGTACCCTCGAGCGGGCCGGCCTCAAGGTGGGCTTTTTCAAACCGATCGCCCAGCCCCATCCGGGTGATACCGGGCCTGAGCGCTCCACCGAACTGGTGGCCCGTACCCACGGCTTGAAACCGCCGCAGCCCTTGGGCCTGGCCCATGTCGAGCGCATGCTCGGCGACGGCCAGCTCGACGAGCTGCTCGAAGAAATCATCACCCTGTATCAGCAGGCGGCCATCGGCAAGGACGTGCTGATCGTCGAAGGCATGGTCCCGACCCGTAGCGCCAGTTACGCCGCGCGGGTCAATCTGCACCTGGCCAAAAGCCTCGACGCCGACGTGATCCTGGTCTCGGCCCCGGAAAACGAAGTGCTGGCCGAACTGTCCGGCCGTGTGGAATTGCAGGCGCAATTGTTCGGCGGGCCGAAAGACCCGAAAGTCCTCGGCGTGATCCTCAACAAGGTCAAGACCGACGAAAGCATGGAGGCCTTCGCCTCGCGCATGAAGGAACACTCGCCCTTGCTGCGCAGCGGCGATTTCCGCTTACTGGGTTGCATCCCCTACCAGCCGGAACTGAACGCGCCGCGCACCCGCGACGTCGCCGACCTGATGGGCGCACAGATCCTCAATGCCGGCGATTACGAAACCCGGCGCATGACCAAAATCATCATCTGCGCCCGCACCATGCGCAACACCGTGGAGCTGCTAAAGCCCGGCGTGCTGGTGGTGACCCCCGGCGATCGCGACGACATCATCCTCGCGGTCAGCCTCGCGGCCATGAATGGCGTGCCCCTGGCCGGCCTGCTGCTGACCAGCGACACCCTGCCCGACCCGCGCATCATGGACCTCTGCCGCGGTGCGTTGCAGGCCGGCCTGCCAGTGTTGTCGGTGAGCACCGGCTCCTACGAAACCGCCAATCAGCTGAACGGTTTGAACAAGGAGATCCCGATCGACGACCGCGAACGTGCGGAGATCATCACCGATTTCGTCGCCAGCCACCTCGACGCCAACTGGCTACACCAGCGCTGCGGCACGCCACGGGAAATGCGCCTGTCGCCAGCGGTGTTCCGCTATCAACTGATCCAGCGCGCCCAGGCCGCGAACAAGCGCATCGTCCTGCCCGAAGGCAGCGAGCCGTTGACCGTGCAAGCCGCGGCGATCTGCCAGGCCCGTGGCATTGCCCGCTGCGTATTGCTGGCCAAACCCGCGGACGTCGAAGCCGTGGCCCGTGCCCAAGGCATCGAGCTGCCACCGGGGCTGGAGATTCTCGACCCGGACCTGATCCGCGAGCGGTACGTCGAGCCGATGGTGGCGCTGCGCAAGAGCAAAAGCCTCAACGCGCCGATGGCCGAGCAACAACTGGAAGACACCGTGGTGATCGGCACCATGATGCTGGCGCTGGATGAAGTCGACGGCCTGGTGTCCGGAGTCATTCACTCCACCGCCAACACCATCCGCCCGGCGCTGCAGTTGATCAAGACCGCGCCGGGCTGCACCCTGGTGTCGTCGGTGTTCTTCATGCTGTTCCCCGAAGAAGTGCTGGTCTACGGCGACTGCGTAATGAACCCGCACCCGAGCGCCAGCGAACTGGCCGAGATCGCCCTGCAAAGCGCCGATTCGGCCGCGGCATTCGGCATCACCCCGCGCGTGGCGATGATCAGCTACTCCAGCGGGGAATCGGCCAGCGGCGAAGAAGTCGAGAAGGTGCGCGAGGCCACATTGCTCGCCCATGAACAACAGAACTCGCTGCTGATCGACGGCCCGCTGCAATACGACGCCGCCGCCAACGAAAACGTGGCCCGGCAACTGGCGCCGAACAGCCAGGTGGCCGGTCGCGCCACGGTGTTCGTGTTCCCCGACCTCAACACCGGCAACACCACCCACAAGGCCGTGCAACGCAGCGCCGACTGCGTCAGCCTCGGGCCGATGCTGCAAGGCCTGCGCAAACCGGTGAACGACCTGCCCCGCGGCGCTCAGGTCGATGACATCGTCTACACCATCGCGTTGACCGCGATTCAAGCGGCCAACCGACCTGTGGACCTTTAA
- a CDS encoding NADH:flavin oxidoreductase, translating into MPVKALFKPFHLGTLELPTRVVMAPMTRSFSPGGVPNSKVIEYYRRRAAAGVGLIITEGTTVGHKASNGYPNVPHFYGEAALAGWKKVVDAVHAEGGKIVPQLWHVGSVRRIGTEPDASVPGYGPSEKLKDGQVVVHGMTRQDIQDVIAAFAQAAKDAQSIGMDGVEIHGAHGYLVDQFFWEGSNQRTDEYGGSLANRSRFAIELIQAVRAAVGEGFPIIFRFSQWKQQDYTARLVQTPEALGEFLKPLSEAGVDIFHCSTRRFWEPEFDGSELNLAGWTRTLTGKPTITVGSVGLDGEFLQFMVNTDKIAQPASLEKLLERLNNDEFDLVAVGRALLVDPDWAQKVRDGREGDILPFSREALMTLV; encoded by the coding sequence ATGCCCGTCAAAGCCCTGTTCAAACCGTTCCACCTCGGCACCCTCGAACTGCCGACCCGCGTCGTCATGGCCCCAATGACCCGTTCGTTTTCACCGGGTGGGGTGCCCAATTCCAAAGTGATCGAGTACTACCGTCGCCGCGCCGCCGCCGGCGTTGGCTTGATCATCACCGAAGGCACCACCGTCGGGCACAAAGCATCCAACGGCTATCCCAACGTGCCGCACTTCTACGGTGAAGCCGCACTGGCCGGCTGGAAGAAAGTCGTCGACGCTGTCCACGCCGAAGGGGGCAAGATCGTGCCTCAGCTGTGGCATGTCGGCAGCGTACGCCGCATCGGTACCGAGCCGGATGCCAGCGTGCCGGGTTATGGCCCGTCGGAAAAACTCAAGGACGGTCAGGTCGTGGTTCACGGCATGACCCGCCAGGACATCCAGGACGTGATCGCTGCGTTCGCCCAGGCGGCCAAAGATGCCCAAAGCATCGGCATGGACGGCGTGGAGATCCACGGCGCCCACGGTTATCTGGTGGACCAGTTCTTCTGGGAAGGCAGCAACCAGCGCACTGACGAATACGGCGGTAGCCTGGCTAACCGTTCGCGTTTCGCCATCGAACTGATTCAGGCGGTGCGGGCTGCGGTCGGTGAAGGGTTCCCGATCATCTTCCGTTTCTCCCAGTGGAAGCAGCAGGATTACACCGCGCGTCTGGTGCAAACACCAGAAGCCTTGGGCGAGTTCCTCAAGCCGTTGTCCGAGGCTGGCGTGGACATTTTCCACTGCTCGACGCGCCGATTCTGGGAGCCGGAATTCGACGGTTCCGAACTGAACCTGGCGGGCTGGACGCGCACGCTCACCGGCAAGCCGACCATCACGGTCGGGAGTGTTGGCCTGGACGGCGAATTCCTGCAGTTCATGGTCAACACCGACAAGATCGCCCAGCCGGCCAGTCTGGAAAAACTGCTGGAGCGGTTGAACAACGATGAATTCGACCTGGTGGCGGTGGGGCGTGCGTTGCTGGTGGATCCGGATTGGGCGCAGAAAGTGCGAGATGGGCGTGAGGGAGATATTTTGCCGTTCAGTCGTGAGGCGTTGA
- a CDS encoding DUF3565 domain-containing protein translates to METALLAAISMGRDLLHKNIERPSLAKPSPESEHNPDRRNAAKGSTVTGFHQDEDGHWVAELSCGHTQHLRHQPPWQSRAWVLNPLLRNEKIGQPFACGWCAQGSVSDNLGD, encoded by the coding sequence ATGGAGACAGCCTTATTGGCGGCGATCAGCATGGGGCGAGACCTTTTGCATAAGAATATTGAAAGACCCAGTTTAGCGAAGCCATCGCCCGAAAGCGAACACAACCCGGACAGACGGAACGCGGCGAAAGGCTCGACGGTGACAGGGTTTCATCAGGACGAAGACGGCCACTGGGTCGCCGAGCTTTCCTGCGGGCACACTCAGCACCTGCGCCATCAGCCACCGTGGCAGTCCCGGGCCTGGGTACTGAACCCTTTGCTACGCAATGAAAAAATAGGGCAGCCCTTTGCTTGCGGTTGGTGTGCACAAGGCTCGGTTAGCGATAACCTTGGCGACTGA